In [Leptolyngbya] sp. PCC 7376, a genomic segment contains:
- the cobA gene encoding uroporphyrinogen-III C-methyltransferase has protein sequence MTQVSSPVGKVYLVGAGPGDPGLFTLKGKTLLEMADVVVYDALVSDPILLMINPRAERIHAGKRRGRHSLKQDETTRILIEKAQEHAIVVRLKGGDPFVFGRGGEEMADLQDANIPVEVVPGITSGIAAPAYAGIPLTHRGYSSSATFVTGHEAVGKYRPNVNWQAIAQGSETLVIYMGIHNLPQIVLELLSGGLTPETPIVLIRWGTRPDQEELLGTLANINDKVEATGFSAPAIAIIGRVVELHPQNQMEKALG, from the coding sequence ATGACTCAAGTTTCTAGTCCTGTCGGTAAGGTTTATTTGGTTGGTGCGGGTCCTGGTGACCCTGGTTTATTTACGCTGAAAGGAAAAACGCTTTTAGAAATGGCGGATGTTGTTGTTTATGACGCCCTTGTGAGTGACCCAATTTTATTGATGATTAATCCGCGGGCTGAACGCATTCACGCGGGGAAACGGCGGGGACGGCATTCGCTTAAGCAGGATGAAACGACTCGGATTTTGATCGAGAAGGCTCAGGAACATGCCATTGTTGTGCGTCTGAAAGGGGGTGACCCGTTTGTTTTTGGGCGTGGCGGTGAAGAAATGGCTGATTTGCAGGATGCAAATATTCCGGTAGAGGTTGTGCCGGGAATTACGTCGGGTATTGCGGCACCAGCTTATGCCGGTATTCCTTTAACGCACCGTGGTTATAGTTCTTCGGCAACTTTCGTTACGGGACATGAGGCTGTTGGCAAATATCGCCCCAATGTGAATTGGCAGGCGATCGCCCAAGGTTCAGAAACACTCGTTATATATATGGGAATCCACAATTTGCCGCAGATTGTGCTGGAATTGTTATCTGGAGGGCTGACTCCTGAAACGCCAATCGTATTAATTCGTTGGGGGACACGCCCGGATCAAGAGGAATTACTGGGTACTTTGGCGAATATTAATGACAAGGTTGAGGCCACTGGATTTTCTGCGCCGGCGATCGCCATCATTGGCCGTGTGGTTGAATTGCATCCACAAAATCAGATGGAAAAGGCCTTAGGGTAA
- the gshA gene encoding glutamate--cysteine ligase encodes MLLSKGLEIEIFTGTPQGEVIGLSDQIVRQLDGFVREPDSRNVEYTTPPCCSYESLLCAILQPRLQLRNYLQTLGDYTLIPGSTLSLGDASRFFRSDPNNPYHAYIENTYGTDVVTASVHINIGIEDLDVLFRACRLVRLEAPLVLALSASSPFLDGKVTGSHSHRWQVFPKTPRQVPLFRNHQHFIDWTNEQLELGTMQNVRHLWSSVRPNGDRRPYSLNRLELRITDLVVQPLQLLSIVAFLEARIQQLIDQPHLDPLKSSQLSVEKLLEITDKNEKLAAQHSLEAALTHWRTGETITAKDWISNIYDEVYPIAKGAGFACFLSPLKKILREGNQAQQWLTAHTQGQPLPKIIQQAIATAAEQDQELSKYLCEPAALVA; translated from the coding sequence GTGCTGTTATCAAAAGGTTTAGAAATCGAGATCTTCACAGGCACACCACAGGGAGAGGTTATCGGTTTGTCGGATCAGATCGTAAGACAGCTAGATGGTTTTGTGCGTGAGCCAGATAGTCGCAACGTCGAATATACAACTCCTCCCTGCTGCTCCTATGAAAGTTTGCTTTGTGCGATTTTGCAGCCTCGTTTGCAATTAAGGAATTATCTCCAGACATTGGGAGACTACACATTAATTCCTGGCAGTACTTTATCTTTGGGCGATGCGAGTCGTTTTTTCCGCTCTGACCCCAATAATCCTTATCACGCCTATATCGAAAACACCTATGGCACTGATGTGGTCACCGCGAGTGTACATATCAATATTGGTATCGAAGATTTAGATGTCTTATTTCGAGCTTGCCGTTTAGTCCGTCTGGAGGCACCACTCGTTTTAGCACTCAGTGCATCGTCTCCATTCCTAGATGGTAAGGTCACGGGTTCCCATTCTCACCGTTGGCAAGTTTTCCCGAAAACGCCTCGACAAGTACCGCTATTTCGGAATCATCAGCATTTTATTGACTGGACAAATGAACAATTAGAGTTGGGGACAATGCAAAATGTCCGTCATCTCTGGTCCTCTGTCCGTCCGAATGGCGATCGCCGCCCCTATTCCCTCAATCGTTTAGAACTACGTATTACTGATCTCGTTGTTCAGCCATTGCAACTGCTTTCGATTGTGGCGTTTTTAGAGGCACGTATTCAACAATTAATTGATCAACCTCACCTCGACCCTCTGAAATCCAGTCAACTTAGTGTGGAGAAATTGCTTGAGATCACCGATAAAAATGAAAAGCTTGCAGCACAACATAGTCTCGAAGCAGCGTTAACTCATTGGCGTACAGGTGAGACGATTACGGCAAAAGATTGGATTAGCAATATTTATGATGAGGTTTATCCGATTGCGAAGGGAGCAGGATTTGCTTGCTTCCTCAGTCCACTGAAAAAAATTCTTCGGGAAGGCAACCAAGCTCAGCAATGGCTCACAGCCCATACCCAAGGACAACCGCTTCCTAAGATTATTCAGCAGGCGATCGCCACAGCAGCTGAACAAGACCAAGAACTCAGCAAATATCTTTGCGAACCAGCAGCACTTGTCGCCTAA
- a CDS encoding tRNA (cytidine(34)-2'-O)-methyltransferase — protein sequence MPQLVLVHPQIPPNTGNIARTCAATETELHLVGPLGFEISDRQLKRAGLDYWPHVKLTLHPSLDHFLAEHKQRGGRLLGYSVRGQYTYTEYEYCSDDWLLFGSETQGLPADLLQNCDDTLTIPISKTHVRSLNLSVSAAVGLFEVRRQLGL from the coding sequence ATGCCTCAACTTGTGTTGGTCCACCCACAGATCCCTCCCAACACTGGCAATATTGCCCGCACCTGTGCCGCCACTGAAACCGAACTTCACCTCGTCGGTCCCCTTGGCTTCGAAATCAGCGATCGCCAATTGAAGCGTGCAGGCTTAGACTACTGGCCTCACGTCAAACTCACTTTGCACCCAAGTCTTGATCATTTTCTCGCTGAACATAAACAACGAGGTGGCAGACTACTCGGCTATAGTGTCCGCGGCCAATACACCTATACCGAATACGAATACTGTTCGGATGACTGGCTCCTCTTCGGCAGCGAAACCCAAGGACTCCCCGCTGACCTTCTCCAAAACTGCGATGACACCCTCACAATTCCTATCAGCAAAACCCATGTCCGTAGCCTGAATCTTTCCGTTAGCGCCGCCGTTGGACTATTCGAAGTACGTCGTCAATTGGGCCTGTAA
- a CDS encoding peptidoglycan DD-metalloendopeptidase family protein, with protein sequence MRLLRDDQVSTPIGVGSGQIGSRSSLAKVSLALSVSVVGLLLPDHQQVQAVEAATLENSQTDRPISQGETFMIPAPVTLATAPEVQPAVESSQLVAAVSPSSTNRVEPELPAIKHTVAANETFWSIAQRYGVSAEAIAKLNNLAIDASLSAGQSIKIPTTLSQPVAVAPKAVEIPKAAPEVATLEPSKRVFAPTATDLQAQEDEAIATLRAKQENLAEDIEQLRDQKTELVFDAEDAKREQPETLISSTAIQQPTSATVVKEEAVIIPVPLPQQPTAKREEVAEVDTETLIANRAISSDSRLPEPPSLSQLPGVEPSAELEVSNEPLSVTAQVPVAKQIPEIQTARALDTESTTVVATATLNKTHVVRSGETLYAIARRYGVAGHELIAANRLDNPNVIKVNQTLVIPTGHKNSGQNFVALLPRTEATQGINRNSQTLANAPSLTLSEPTQNREEEPLVLSFDVTAESAVNELRADIARMRQNYQEQRASESPKAQASVEFTLRSNPTETVVVNPEWQSEVKAVEEVVPEAPQQLAAASQADITNYNSLLRLSVGETVSPELPPLANPDEYLPGEEVFNGYIWPAQGVLTSGWGRRWGRMHKGIDIAAPVGTPIFAAAGGEVVSAGWNSGGYGNLVKVKHSDDSVTLYAHNSRILVRKGQKVKQGQQIAAMGSTGFSTGPHLHFEVHKAGQGARNPVAFLPKR encoded by the coding sequence ATGAGGTTGCTCCGGGATGATCAAGTTTCCACTCCCATAGGGGTCGGATCCGGCCAAATTGGCTCTCGCTCATCTCTCGCTAAAGTCTCCCTCGCACTGTCAGTCAGTGTCGTTGGACTTTTACTCCCTGACCATCAACAGGTTCAGGCAGTTGAAGCAGCAACCTTGGAAAATTCACAAACAGACCGACCTATTTCCCAAGGAGAAACGTTTATGATTCCTGCTCCGGTAACTTTAGCAACGGCTCCTGAGGTTCAACCCGCGGTTGAATCTAGCCAGCTAGTCGCTGCTGTAAGCCCAAGTTCAACCAATAGGGTTGAACCTGAACTCCCCGCCATTAAGCACACTGTTGCGGCCAATGAGACTTTTTGGTCTATCGCCCAGCGTTATGGGGTCTCTGCCGAGGCGATCGCTAAACTGAATAATCTAGCTATTGACGCTAGCCTGTCTGCGGGACAGTCGATCAAAATCCCGACAACCCTTAGTCAGCCCGTTGCTGTGGCTCCTAAAGCGGTTGAAATACCAAAAGCAGCACCTGAGGTCGCGACCTTAGAACCCAGTAAGCGCGTTTTTGCGCCCACTGCTACAGATTTACAAGCTCAAGAAGATGAGGCGATCGCCACACTCCGGGCGAAGCAAGAAAATCTCGCAGAAGATATTGAGCAACTGCGTGACCAAAAGACAGAGCTAGTCTTTGATGCAGAAGATGCCAAGCGAGAGCAGCCCGAAACCCTCATTAGTTCTACTGCTATTCAGCAACCAACCTCGGCAACTGTCGTAAAAGAGGAAGCTGTCATTATCCCTGTACCTCTACCGCAACAGCCTACAGCTAAGCGTGAAGAGGTGGCAGAGGTTGATACAGAGACTCTCATTGCCAACCGTGCAATCTCTAGCGATAGCCGTTTGCCAGAGCCTCCTAGCCTGAGTCAGCTACCTGGTGTTGAACCATCTGCTGAGCTAGAAGTTTCCAATGAGCCCCTTAGCGTTACAGCTCAGGTTCCCGTTGCAAAGCAAATTCCTGAAATCCAGACTGCTCGAGCACTAGACACCGAGTCTACAACTGTCGTTGCAACCGCAACACTCAATAAGACTCATGTCGTTCGTTCTGGTGAAACTCTTTACGCGATCGCCCGTCGTTATGGCGTTGCAGGTCATGAGCTCATCGCAGCTAATCGTCTGGACAATCCCAATGTGATTAAGGTTAACCAAACGTTGGTTATCCCCACAGGTCACAAAAACTCTGGTCAAAACTTTGTTGCTCTTCTGCCTCGTACAGAAGCGACTCAGGGCATTAATCGCAATAGTCAAACCCTTGCAAATGCACCAAGTCTAACTCTTTCAGAGCCCACTCAGAATAGGGAAGAAGAGCCTCTTGTTTTGAGTTTTGACGTCACTGCTGAATCTGCAGTCAATGAATTGCGGGCAGACATTGCACGGATGCGTCAGAATTACCAAGAGCAACGGGCAAGTGAATCTCCCAAAGCTCAAGCATCTGTCGAATTCACGCTCCGCTCTAATCCCACTGAAACTGTTGTGGTTAATCCAGAATGGCAAAGTGAAGTGAAGGCTGTAGAAGAAGTCGTTCCTGAAGCACCTCAACAACTAGCTGCAGCATCCCAAGCTGATATCACGAACTACAATTCCCTACTACGTTTGTCCGTAGGTGAAACTGTTAGTCCTGAGCTCCCCCCTCTAGCTAATCCTGATGAATACCTTCCCGGCGAAGAAGTATTTAACGGTTACATTTGGCCTGCACAGGGTGTCCTAACCTCTGGTTGGGGTCGTCGCTGGGGTCGCATGCACAAGGGTATCGACATCGCAGCTCCTGTTGGCACACCAATTTTCGCTGCTGCTGGTGGTGAAGTTGTGAGTGCAGGTTGGAACTCCGGTGGTTACGGTAACTTGGTCAAGGTTAAGCACAGTGATGACAGTGTGACGCTCTATGCTCACAACAGCCGCATTTTGGTTCGTAAGGGACAAAAAGTGAAGCAGGGTCAACAGATTGCTGCTATGGGTAGCACTGGATTTAGCACTGGTCCTCACCTCCACTTCGAGGTTCATAAGGCTGGTCAAGGTGCAAGAAACCCTGTTGCTTTCTTGCCTAAGCGCTAA
- a CDS encoding dienelactone hydrolase family protein, giving the protein MSELTTSNVQIQNGELKIDAYLAQPTTNELCPAVIVVQEIFGVNAHIREVTERVAALGYVAIAPAIYQRIAPGFETGYAPEDIKLGRQYKVQTKASELLSDLQATVDYLYALPQVQQKGIGLIGFCFGGHVAYLGATLDAVKATASFYGAGIANWCPGEEEPTTIDRTADIDGEIYCFFGKEDTSIPMEQVKQIEAALQNNNIKHQIFIYDNAGHGFCCDRRASYEPTAAADAWEKACRLFEHVLSDDK; this is encoded by the coding sequence ATGAGTGAGCTGACAACAAGCAACGTTCAAATTCAAAACGGTGAGTTGAAAATTGACGCTTATCTAGCCCAACCAACAACAAATGAACTTTGTCCTGCTGTGATTGTGGTGCAAGAAATTTTTGGGGTAAATGCTCATATTCGTGAGGTAACAGAGAGAGTTGCGGCTTTAGGCTATGTGGCGATCGCCCCAGCTATTTACCAGCGTATAGCTCCTGGTTTTGAAACAGGGTATGCACCAGAAGATATTAAACTCGGGCGGCAATATAAGGTTCAGACTAAAGCCTCTGAGCTACTCAGCGATCTACAAGCAACAGTAGATTATCTTTACGCATTGCCACAAGTACAACAAAAAGGAATTGGCTTAATTGGATTTTGCTTTGGAGGTCATGTTGCTTATCTCGGGGCAACACTAGATGCAGTAAAAGCCACAGCTTCTTTTTACGGCGCGGGCATTGCTAATTGGTGTCCGGGAGAAGAGGAGCCCACAACAATAGACAGAACAGCCGATATTGACGGCGAAATATACTGTTTTTTTGGCAAAGAAGATACTTCCATTCCTATGGAACAAGTAAAACAAATTGAGGCAGCACTCCAAAATAACAACATCAAACATCAGATTTTTATCTACGACAACGCAGGTCATGGTTTCTGTTGCGATCGCCGTGCTAGTTATGAGCCCACGGCTGCGGCAGATGCTTGGGAAAAAGCTTGTAGGCTATTTGAGCATGTGCTTTCCGACGATAAATAA
- a CDS encoding sensor domain-containing diguanylate cyclase, with protein MDKLLDLWSNIISPEGYMPHGHCYLWQTPLVWLHVTSDVLIGLAYFSIPLCLVYFVRRAENVPFRGIFQLFSLFIIACGLTHFAEVWTLWHPAYWLSGSLKALTAVISVYTSIKLVPTIPQALSLKSPKTLQILNEQLQNQIQERTVAEAKILTLNQQLESRIEARTLSLAETNERLTKEVAIRRRAEESFQIANNKLADQLAQLEQFTAVQTCISELSETLQICHSLEEAFKVSAKLIKGIFPNCRGYIFMARSVSSSQLDCVAKWGDQAITKMITSLEQQDCWGIRKSTPHISDLEGAGLCCEHLQGSPAAMIICVPLIIQGEVLGLFQLESDKVLEPLTQGYAKNVADQLALSFKNLKLRGELKIQSYSDPLTGLYNRRYLEIYLTQRFSGWTKEDRVASLILFDVDHFKMVNDTYGHDAGDLVLQYIAQFLKVNVRNIDLICRYGGEEILVVLPNAPLQQAYQRAEILRQGIQQLKIRHEQQFLPSITVSAGVANFSDELNTVTKVLKAVDQALYQAKDEGRNCVISVGLEVEAIAPKESPH; from the coding sequence ATGGATAAATTGCTAGATCTTTGGAGTAACATTATTTCGCCAGAAGGCTATATGCCCCATGGTCATTGCTATCTTTGGCAAACTCCCCTCGTCTGGCTGCATGTCACATCCGATGTGTTGATCGGTCTGGCTTATTTTTCAATTCCCCTTTGCCTCGTTTATTTTGTGCGCCGCGCAGAGAATGTGCCATTCCGTGGAATTTTTCAGCTTTTTTCCCTATTTATCATTGCTTGCGGTTTGACTCACTTCGCTGAAGTTTGGACATTATGGCATCCTGCTTATTGGCTATCGGGCAGCTTAAAAGCCTTGACAGCAGTAATTTCCGTCTATACTTCCATTAAATTAGTGCCGACCATTCCCCAAGCTCTATCTCTCAAATCTCCAAAAACACTTCAAATTCTGAATGAGCAATTGCAGAATCAAATTCAGGAACGAACAGTTGCCGAAGCCAAAATTCTCACGTTAAATCAACAGCTCGAATCACGGATTGAAGCAAGAACTCTATCATTAGCAGAAACAAATGAGCGCCTGACGAAAGAGGTTGCAATACGTCGTCGAGCCGAAGAATCATTTCAGATTGCGAATAACAAACTGGCTGACCAGCTTGCACAACTCGAACAATTTACGGCAGTCCAAACTTGTATTAGTGAGCTGAGTGAGACCTTACAAATCTGTCATTCGCTGGAAGAGGCCTTTAAGGTCAGTGCAAAATTAATTAAGGGAATTTTCCCCAACTGCCGAGGCTATATTTTCATGGCACGCTCAGTGTCCTCATCTCAGTTAGACTGTGTTGCAAAGTGGGGTGATCAAGCCATAACAAAAATGATTACAAGCCTTGAGCAACAAGATTGTTGGGGCATTCGGAAAAGTACTCCCCATATCTCGGATCTAGAAGGGGCAGGTTTATGTTGTGAGCATCTCCAGGGCTCTCCCGCTGCGATGATTATTTGTGTACCCTTAATTATTCAAGGGGAAGTTTTAGGGCTATTCCAACTGGAATCGGATAAAGTGCTTGAGCCTTTAACTCAGGGTTATGCCAAAAATGTTGCGGATCAACTGGCTTTATCTTTTAAAAATCTCAAACTTCGGGGTGAGCTCAAGATACAAAGTTATTCGGATCCCTTAACAGGGCTCTACAATCGTCGTTATCTGGAAATTTACTTGACTCAGAGATTTTCAGGTTGGACGAAAGAGGATAGAGTCGCCAGCTTGATTTTGTTTGATGTGGATCATTTTAAGATGGTCAATGATACATATGGTCATGATGCTGGGGATCTAGTACTGCAATATATCGCGCAATTTCTCAAGGTCAATGTACGGAACATCGATCTCATCTGCCGTTATGGTGGGGAAGAAATTTTAGTTGTTCTGCCGAATGCTCCTTTACAACAGGCTTATCAACGAGCAGAAATTTTACGGCAAGGTATCCAACAACTAAAGATTCGCCATGAACAGCAATTTTTGCCTTCAATTACTGTATCGGCAGGGGTTGCTAATTTTTCTGATGAGCTTAATACAGTAACCAAAGTGCTCAAGGCCGTAGATCAAGCGCTTTATCAGGCCAAAGATGAGGGGCGCAATTGTGTTATTTCTGTGGGATTGGAAGTTGAGGCGATCGCCCCCAAAGAAAGCCCCCATTAA
- a CDS encoding RNA-binding S4 domain-containing protein, with protein MSNPVPLDEPVIQLDQFLKVMNFVATGGQAKAMIQGGFVEVNGETETRRKKKLRHGDIVTFEGETVEVEFNEDAD; from the coding sequence ATGTCGAATCCTGTTCCCCTTGATGAACCTGTGATCCAGCTCGATCAATTTCTGAAAGTGATGAATTTCGTCGCGACAGGAGGTCAAGCCAAAGCGATGATCCAAGGGGGATTTGTCGAGGTCAATGGCGAAACGGAAACCCGCCGTAAAAAGAAGCTCCGCCATGGTGATATTGTCACTTTCGAAGGTGAGACAGTAGAAGTCGAGTTTAATGAGGATGCTGATTAA
- a CDS encoding VWA domain-containing protein: MKVGLQVLLSDAHLDAQQSHSQRQLSFSISAIADELSQQQGLPLNLCLVLDHSGSMAGKPLRTVKEAAIQLVDRLDAGDRLSVIAFDHKAKVIVNNQTVADKEQIKKKISRLEAAGGTSIDDGMRLGLDELAAVSGNYASQVFMLTDGENEHGDNDRCLKIARLAAEFGVTLNALGFGVNWNQDVLESIADAANGSLAYIETPEQASETFNRLLSRAQSVGLTNAQLLLQLTTYSRLADLKPLAQVAPETIELEVIREGDFYGARLGDLLTDVPRVILANVYIDQLAAGDHIIATAQVRYDDPASGQTQLLSESIPVSVEVQANYQPDVDSTVQMSILALAKYRQTQMAEAKLKSGDRQGAATMLQTAAKTAIQLGDDNAATVLQKNATQLQSGNELSKGDRKRTRMVSKTIIQPPSNSN; encoded by the coding sequence ATGAAAGTCGGCCTGCAAGTTCTTTTGAGTGATGCTCACCTTGATGCGCAGCAATCCCATAGTCAACGGCAGTTGTCTTTTTCGATTTCGGCGATCGCCGACGAGTTGTCTCAGCAGCAAGGCTTACCGTTAAACCTATGTTTAGTGCTTGACCATAGTGGCTCGATGGCAGGCAAGCCCCTCCGCACTGTAAAAGAAGCGGCCATTCAATTAGTTGATCGCCTTGATGCGGGCGATCGCCTATCTGTGATTGCCTTTGACCATAAGGCAAAAGTGATTGTCAATAATCAAACAGTCGCTGATAAAGAACAAATCAAAAAGAAAATTAGTCGTCTAGAAGCCGCTGGTGGTACCAGTATTGACGATGGAATGCGTCTCGGACTCGATGAATTGGCTGCAGTGAGCGGCAACTATGCATCTCAGGTTTTTATGTTGACCGATGGCGAAAATGAACATGGTGATAATGACCGTTGCCTAAAAATTGCGCGATTAGCCGCAGAATTTGGTGTCACTTTAAATGCCCTTGGTTTTGGTGTGAACTGGAATCAAGATGTCCTCGAAAGCATTGCCGACGCGGCGAATGGCAGCCTCGCCTATATCGAAACACCTGAACAAGCGAGTGAAACTTTCAATCGATTATTGTCCCGAGCACAGTCTGTTGGCTTAACCAATGCTCAACTTTTGCTACAACTCACGACCTATTCTCGTTTGGCCGATCTCAAGCCTTTAGCACAAGTGGCTCCGGAAACAATTGAGCTAGAGGTAATTCGAGAAGGGGATTTTTATGGTGCGCGCTTAGGGGATTTGTTGACGGATGTACCTCGTGTCATTCTCGCCAATGTATATATCGATCAACTGGCGGCTGGCGATCACATCATTGCTACTGCGCAGGTTCGTTATGATGACCCAGCTTCAGGACAAACCCAACTGTTATCGGAAAGCATTCCTGTGAGCGTAGAAGTTCAAGCGAATTATCAGCCAGATGTTGACTCGACGGTACAGATGTCGATTTTAGCTTTAGCAAAATATCGCCAAACGCAGATGGCTGAGGCTAAACTCAAATCCGGCGATCGCCAAGGGGCGGCAACAATGCTCCAAACAGCCGCAAAAACAGCCATCCAATTGGGTGATGATAATGCGGCGACGGTACTCCAAAAAAATGCGACCCAACTTCAAAGCGGAAATGAACTCTCAAAAGGCGATCGCAAACGGACCCGTATGGTTTCAAAAACAATTATTCAACCACCTAGCAATAGCAATTGA